Proteins co-encoded in one Brassica oleracea var. oleracea cultivar TO1000 chromosome C4, BOL, whole genome shotgun sequence genomic window:
- the LOC106342286 gene encoding putative BTB/POZ domain-containing protein At2g40440 yields the protein MAKQSNLNIFLDGFAHILEEQWQVDVLLKAGDSDPDAAISAHKLVLAARSKVFKKMLEEDECKTSSEKEIITLSEMKHEELKALVEFIYSDGSTPCAGHARSLYLAADKYEIPHLRDLSRNELISSLNASNALDVYVLAQIPFDDALNNAALSCIRMNIATITYSDELKLFAESNPNLTVEIMKACVEWRNYTIYY from the exons ATGGCAAAACAGAGCAACCTAAACATTTTCTTAGATGGGTTTGCACATATCCTAGAAGAACAATGGCAAGTTGATGTGCTGCTCAAGGCAGGAGACAGCGATCCAGATGCAGCAATCTCCGCCCACAAACTTGTTCTG GCTGCAAGATCAAAGGTCTTTAAGAAGATGCTGGAGGAGGATGAGTGCAAGACTTCGTCTGAGAAAGAGATAATCACTCTCTCGGAGATGAAACACGAAGAGCTAAAGGCTTTAGTAGAGTTCATATACAGTGATGGCTCAACGCCTTGTGCAGGGCATGCTCGATCACTTTATCTAGCAGCGGATAAATATGAGATCCCGCATCTACGAGACCTGAGCAGAAACGAACTTATATCTTCTCTGAACGCATCTAATGCTCTTGACGTTTATGTGCTTGCCCAAATCCCTTTCGATGACGCACTAAACAATGCTGCCTTAAGCTGTATCCGAATGAATATAGCTACAATTACTTACTCTGATGAGCTCAAGCTGTTTGCAGAGAGTAACCCAAATCTTACGGTGGAGATAATGAAGGCCTGTGTTGAATGGAGAAACTACACCATCTATTACTAA
- the LOC106342288 gene encoding uncharacterized protein LOC106342288: MIPSRYRVEMSVTDETTEGLFVCFDGVMTKLHSIRANEAGHLLAGEGVKPEETQAPPFVAAMEGKTYIFQVRVSSYNFKANHQTLTISRCKTGRGEAFKKGGC; encoded by the exons ATGATCCCGTCCAG ATATCGAGTGGAGATGTCCGTTACTGATGAAACCACTGAGGGCCTGTTCGTCTGTTTCGATGGGGTTATGACAAAACTGCATAGCATTAGAGCCAATGAAGCTGGCCATCTTCTG GCTGGCGAAGGAGTGAAACCGGAAGAAACTCAGGCTCCTCCCTTTGTTGCAGCAATGGAAGGTAAAACCTACATATTCCAGGTGAGAGTTAGTTCCTACAACTTCAAAGCAAATCACCAAACCCTTACAATCTCCCGGTGTAAAACGGGACGAGGTGAAGCGTTTAAAAAGGGAGGCTGCTGA
- the LOC106342285 gene encoding uncharacterized protein LOC106342285, producing the protein MNQIENMATQKAIVLWNISSCPIPDGHDPLMVVQRIQAAVEKSGYVRRNGEISITAIGDKLTEDPGEDVMRRLSSIGIALKNGDEYQMDLYNWADENAPPGTMMLIDGHEQLGWLAETLSEFEDKEFRILLAYPHRDPAATPFPCKQWDWAALFSDEQETTTTSLVVNSSVKSPWFCEVCFVAAPSLEDFTTHLKSVKHAYGEWDRHASKNNVDRTDPANLPFGLSNELDLLLNQDMVRRQMLTSGRRRGPLGPLRPRLTFNLTHSKY; encoded by the exons ATGAACCAAATCGAGAACATGGCGACGCAGAAAGCTATTGTGCTATGGAACATCAGCAGCTGCCCGATTCCAGATGGTCATGATCCTCTTATGGTGGTTCAGAGAATACAAGCGGCGGTGGAGAAGTCCGGCTACGTCCGCCGCAACGGTGAGATCTCAATCACTGCCATTGGCGACAAACTAACAGAGGACCCTGGCGAAGACGTCATGAGGAGGCTCTCTTCCATCGGAATCGCTCTTAAAAACGGGGACG AATATCAAATGGATTTGTATAATTGGGCCGACGAGAACGCTCCTCCGGGTACTATGATGCTCATAGACGGTCATGAGCAACTGGGATGGTTAGCAGAAACACTTTCCGAGTTTGAAGATAAGGAATTCAGAATTCTTCTTGCATATCCTCACCGTGACCCAGCAGCCACACCCTTTCCGTGTAAACAGTGGGATTGGGCTGCCTTGTTCTCAGATGAACAGGAGACGACAACAACAAGCCTTGTTGTTAATTCCAGTGTTAAATCTCCCTGGTTCTGTGAAGTATGCTTTGTTGCTGCCCCAAGCCTTGAAGATTTCACCACCCATCTCAAGTCTGTAAAACATGCATATGGT GAGTGGGACAGGCACGCTAGTAAAAACAATGTGGATCGTACTGACCCTGCTAACCTGCCGTTTGGTCTATCAAAT GAGTTGGACTTGCTGCTTAATCAAGACATGGTTAGACGTCAGATGTTAACGTCAGGGCGCAGGCGCGGGCCGCTCGGCCCTCTTAGGCCTCGACTCACATTCAACCTAACCCATTCCAAG TATTGA
- the LOC106339048 gene encoding putative BTB/POZ domain-containing protein At2g40440, giving the protein MLTRSNKDIFVRGFAKALEEKWQVDVQLKGRDSDEGVSIFAHKLVLASRSEVLKKILELDEFKAPSQRETVTFSELKHEELEALVKFIYSDGSKLSAKAKEHVRSLYVTADKYEIPHLRDLCRNELVKSLNLSNALEVLELSLIPLDNALHDAAFSYIIKNLKTIVNSLEFKLFANRNTDLTVEIIRAFMARRNIYY; this is encoded by the exons ATGTTAACAAGGTCCAACAAGGACATTTTCGTGCGTGGATTTGCCAAGGCTTTGGAAGAAAAATGGCAAGTCGATGTACAACTAAAAGGAAGGGACAGTGATGAGGGTGTATCCATCTTTGCACACAAACTTGTCCTG GCATCAAGGTCAGAGGTGTTAAAGAAAATACTGGAACTAGACGAGTTCAAAGCTCCATCTCAAC GCGAGACAGTCACTTTCTCAGAGCTGAAACATGAAGAGTTAGAGGCTTTGGTCAAATTCATCTACAGTGACGGCTCTAAGCTTTCTGCGAAAGCAAAAGAACACGTTAGGTCACTCTATGTTACAGCCGACAAATATGAGATTCCACATCTACGCGATCTATGCAGAAACGAGCTAGTAAAATCTCTTAATCTCTCGAATGCTCTTGAAGTCTTGGAGCTCTCTTTGATTCCTCTTGACAATGCCCTCCACGATGCTGCATTTAGTTATATCATAAAGAATCTAAAGACGATTGTTAACTCTCTTGAGTTCAAGTTGTTCGCTAACAGGAATACAGATCTTACTGTTGAAATAATAAGGGCTTTTATGGCGCGTAGAAATATATATTATTGA